One window of the Pyxicephalus adspersus chromosome 5, UCB_Pads_2.0, whole genome shotgun sequence genome contains the following:
- the LOC140331801 gene encoding uncharacterized protein: protein MSFNDSTYLSGIKGAQAFISMDPNLLRLPEVVLERIQVKIEDNQSPSTNTEEEGDQAPGVEELKDEEWPNKNQQTPRPGAVSYYTRVGGAVYSSQSARSGKEHRKDVVRAGHKFGYDGSLGGMECGGGLRRGGKKKRGSWHHFRDRQRKLKEHNVGYVEEERQRGQRFSEEENEVLVANVLTHYKELCGHSAMKGSATRKRRLWQEVVNKVNSVATTYRTIEVCKKRYGDCRRAVNLKMAALQQQAIGRGDPHEQIRFNSWEDKLRQKISGTLSGGGQRVLDTCELTTLEVTGLSTPETPSSLICPSWTPDTAACSVVQSVAPGDTFSEGEQATSSLDLQIVSEWSEEEPLSTPAVHIPAGRTDPPEPKSSSPVEGGPRVSDPGPAQHYQRLQEELCRNLKHLTQSHNTELHKLRERVVEGNGRMVQHLEGLASEVRELNAHVRQIHMNQAHFNLMFQNYLSDTKQFYGAMVQAMRNLQQPQAVSPLPSPTSSPVPSPKPHPMPTMPNPLLLPAMTDYSALSPAGSAEPASASSTASEVPISNHYVRRPNLSLHPQPPTNH, encoded by the exons CTAC GATTGCCGGAGGTCGTACTGGAGAGGATCCAGGTAAAAATAGAAGACAACCAATCACCGTCCACCAATACCGAAG AAGAGGGGGACCAGGCTCCGGGGGTTGAAGAATTGAAGGATGAAGAATGGCCAAACAAGAATCAGCAAACCCCACGGCCCGGGGCGGTGTCATACTATACCCGAG TAGGGGGCGCAGTGTACAGCAGTCAGAGTGCACGCTCTGGGAAGGAACATAGGAAAGACGTGGTCAGAGCAGGCCACAAATTTGGGTACGATGGGTCCCTGGGTGGAATGGAGTGTGGCGGGGGACTCCGGAGAGGAGGGAAGAAGAAGAGAGGCAGTTGGCATCATTTCCGGGATCGTCAGCGTAAATTGAAGGAACATAACGTGGGGTACGTGGAGGAGGAGCGCCAGAGGGGGCAGCGTTTCAGCGAGGAGGAAAACGAGGTCCTGGTGGCGAATGTCCTCACCCATTATAAAGAATTATGTGGTCACTCCGCCATGAAGGGAAGTGCCACGCGGAAGAGGCGGCTGTGGCAGGAAGTGGTGAATAAAGTCAACAGCGTGGCCACAACCTACCGCACCATCGAGGTGTGCAAGAAACGCTACGGCGACTGCAGGCGGGCGGTGAATCTCAAGATGGCAGCCCTGCAGCAGCAAGCGATTGGCAGAGGTGACCCCCACGAGCAGATCAGATTTAACAGCTGGGAAGACAAACTGAGGCAGAAGATCTCGGGGACGCTGTCAGGTGGAGGGCAGCGGGTTCTGGACACGTGTGAACTTACCACCCTGGAGGTCACCG GTCTCAGCACACCGGAGACACCCAGCTCCCTCATTTGCCCCTCCTGGACCCCGGATACGGCAG CGTGTTCGGTTGTGCAGTCTGTGGCCCCCGGGGACACGTTCTCAGAGGGAGAACAGGCCACGTCCTCGTTGGATCTGCAGATTGTCAGTGAATGGTCGGAGGAAGAACCACTGAGCACTCCGGCTGTCCATATTCCTGCTGGGAGAACGGACCCCCCAGAACCCAAATCTTCCTCCCCAGTGGAGGGCGGCCCACGTGTGAGTGACCCCGGGCCGGCCCAGCATTACCAGCGACTGCAGGAGGAGTTGTGCAGGAACCTCAAACATCTGACACAAAGCCACAACACCGAACTGCACAAACTGCGTGAGAGGGTGGTGGAGGGTAACGGCCGCATGGTGCAGCACCTGGAGGGCCTGGCATCCGAGGTCCGCGAATTAAATGCCCACGTCAGGCAGATTCACATGAACCAGGCCCACTTCAATCTCATGTTCCAGAACTATCTCAGTGACACCAAACAATTCTACGGGGCCATGGTGCAAGCTATGAGGAATTTACAGCAACCTCAAGCCGTCAGTCCTCTGCCATCCCCAACCTCCTCCCCAGTGCCATCCCCAAAACCTCACCCAATGCCAACCATGCCCAACCCTCTGCTACTACCAGCCATGACGGACTATTCCGCCCTGTCCCCGGCAGGATCCGCAGAACCAGCCTCAGCCTCCTCCACCGCCTCCGAGGTACCAATCAGCAACCACTATGTACGGAGGCCGAATCTGAGCCTCCACCCCCAGCCTCCTACAAACCACTGA
- the AP5Z1 gene encoding AP-5 complex subunit zeta-1, producing MFGPAADSLLRQAREVAGDELDKFCCRCRSLLGVPGPETVDILRRLHLIIAASRGRRSLDCPLVGQLVETLNAPQAQLQALSAAILCQLCPSPLVNLSWGPNLQPGGPFFSVLLAQATHSDLLALGPRLCRVLESRAPESHVLRAAVPTLIRAVGDNPEILQEDNVNVVNKKMADWLRYATNHQSGPVAPSSFFSSPRLKQPSTVCEVDGTVSTDFFTVLNSSPHLSEEQWMNAQVFSILRRWLLLYGTGGSDEKSEVEGSVISMVSASSTSSRLLPPRERLREKTFEYCLRVIEQCNRKPQRRGDLDLQRACVVEAVTLMDLLCKQDVSFLYRTLPLMKILHGRLCSDPSLAPALLPVAQFYLNHSEAAAVESEAVYRHLFTKVPSDFYHQPFLAVQFIRFCRGNGGFLAENVEAFRSSFPNFLKLLAWHAPPLIAEFTKLLPVLFNAHSAIEMLHALLDLPCLTAAMELQHNFALSTEKLILDSSAPPSSSAEAFRHPYYKNLFQYLLRCEAWNGPPPEAFNQLRQVLSDLSSSPRVVQCAQVVPGLLQLYVHSITRFADGPLVTKVMMTILERSGLLYGSSTFQAEVHKVLSSQIPHLCRLYPSVVIELSRELLDFISSVGNIQNQEALFIHVVWAMGEFLSVSYDKRCTVEQVNRFFEVLEALLFEITQLRGSSSAPISSPRVITTLMTTLTKLASRSQDLIPRVSLYLSKMRSCVQSSAMVSAYGEENSEQILIRATELLNLLKLPSVAQFVLTPPGDVGKPSFHRDPSSSLPLAIRTSSYLLQRDRVMPS from the coding sequence ATGTTCGGCCCGGCGGCTGACAGCCTTCTCCGGCAGGCCCGGGAAGTTGCGGGCGATGAGCTGGATAAGTTCTGCTGCCGGTGTCGGAGCCTTCTGGGCGTCCCCGGGCCGGAAACGGTGGACATCCTGCGGAGGCTACATCTGATAATAGCCGCCAGTAGGGGGCGCCGTTCCCTGGATTGCCCCTTAGTAGGGCAATTAGTGGAGACTCTGAACGCGCCCCAGGCTCAGCTCCAGGCCCTGAGTGCTGCCATCCTGTGCCAGCTATGCCCGTCACCATTAGTAAACCTTTCCTGGGGACCCAACCTCCAACCTGGGGGCCCCTTCTTCTCCGTCCTGCTAGCCCAGGCCACCCATAGTGATCTCCTGGCCCTGGGGCCCCGCCTGTGCCGTGTACTGGAATCTAGGGCCCCAGAGAGTCACGTCCTGCGGGCCGCTGTGCCCACACTGATCAGAGCGGTTGGTGATAATCCGGAGATCTTACAGGAAGACAACGTCAATGTAGTGAACAAAAAAATGGCGGACTGGCTGCGTTATGCCACTAACCACCAGAGTGGCCCCGTGGCCCCTTCCAGCTTCTTCTCCAGCCCCCGCCTCAAGCAGCCCAGCACCGTCTGTGAGGTGGACGGCACCGTCTCTACCGACTTCTTCACTGTTCTCAATAGCAGCCCACACCTGAGCGAGGAGCAATGGATGAACGCCCAGGTATTCTCCATCCTGCGCCGATGGCTCCTACTGTACGGCACCGGGGGGTCCGATGAGAAGTCCGAAGTGGAGGGCTCGGTGATTTCCATGGTGTCAGCCTCATCCACCTCCAGCCGCCTTTTACCCCCCCGGGAACGCCTGAGGGAGAAGACATTCGAGTATTGCCTGAGGGTCATTGAGCAGTGTAACCGGAAGCCTCAGAGAAGAGGTGACCTGGACCTCCAAAGGGCCTGCGTGGTGGAGGCTGTCACCCTGATGGACCTCCTGTGTAAGCAGGATGTGTCCTTCCTGTACCGCACTCTGCCCCTCATGAAGATCCTCCATGGCCGGCTCTGCTCTGATCCTTCTCTGGCGCCTGCACTTCTACCCGTCGCTCAGTTCTACCTCAATCACAGTGAAGCTGCGGCCGTAGAATCGGAGGCTGTGTACCGGCACCTCTTCACCAAGGTCCCATCCGATTTCTATCATCAGCCCTTTCTGGCGGTCCAGTTCATTCGCTTCTGCAGAGGTAATGGTGGATTCCTGGCTGAGAATGTGGAGGCCTTCAGGTCCAGCTTCCCCAACTTTCTGAAGCTTCTGGCTTGGCACGCTCCGCCACTGATAGCAGAGTTCACAAAACTTCTTCCGGTTCTCTTTAATGCACATTCAGCCATTGAGATGCTCCATGCCCTGCTTGACCTGCCCTGTCTGACAGCTGCCATGGAGCTCCAGCACAATTTTGCCCTCTCAACAGAGAAACTAATTCTGGACTCCTCTGCGCCCCCCTCCAGTTCAGCCGAAGCGTTTCGCCATCCCTATTACAAGAACCTTTTCCAGTACCTGCTGCGGTGCGAGGCGTGGAATGGGCCGCCACCTGAGGCCTTTAACCAGCTGCGACAGGTGCTTTCAGATTTAAGCAGCTCCCCCCGTGTGGTGCAGTGTGCTCAGGTTGTTCCTGGTCTTCTTCAGCTCTACGTCCACTCCATCACAAGGTTTGCAGATGGCCCTCTGGTCACCAAGGTCATGATGACAATATTGGAGAGAAGCGGCCTTTTGTATGGCTCTTCCACCTTCCAGGCTGAGGTGCACAAGGTTCTCAGTTCTCAGATCCCTCACCTGTGCCGCCTTTACCCCTCTGTGGTCATTGAGCTTTCCCGAGAACTGTTGGACTTTATAAGTAGCGTTGGCAACATCCAGAACCAAGAGGCGTTGTTTATCCATGTGGTGTGGGCCATGGGGGAGTTCCTGTCGGTGTCCTATGACAAGAGGTGTACTGTGGAGCAGGTGAACAGGTTCTTTGAAGTTCTGGAAGCCTTATTGTTTGAAATCACACAGCTGCGAGGTTCCTCCAGTGCACCCATCTCCTCCCCGCGGGTGATCACcaccctaatgacaacacttaccAAGCTGGCGTCTCGTAGTCAGGACCTCATCCCCAGGGTGTCGCTGTACCTGTCAAAGATGAGGTCCTGTGTACAGAGCTCCGCCATGGTATCAGCCTATGGGGAGGAGAACAGCGAGCAGATCCTCATCAGAGCCACGGAACTTCTCAACCTCCTCAAGCTGCCCAGCGTGGCTCAGTTTGTTCTCACCCCTCCAGGAGATGTGGGGAAGCCGAGCTTTCACCGGGACCCCTCCTCCTCTCTACCGCTCGCCATCCGTACCTCCAGCTATCTGTTACAGAGGGACAGGGTGATGCCCAGCTGA
- the LOC140332146 gene encoding uncharacterized protein, protein MEGPGGQVTFDDVAVYFTEEEWWSLESWQKELYKEVMMDNIRTLSSIDSTAVNPEITLEILVGNVVYRDHVPNLSPSKESQGRAAEINTRHPLVSINPKSTLQMLTNVTIKQSIALQDIEVEEPCSQNTIIVEECHEDPAVSSHPLMCMEPTVCPHPAVCMEPAVCPHPAVCMEPAVCPHPGVCMEPAVCPHSVVCMEPDVFSQPLECIEPLGSPCPQPVVFNKPDVCSQPVGCNVPDGCHEEVLCPEPAENMKGQECHNPVESSEPPECNKQAESLNSPKCPGTEDLELENGPESEDCPNVIPDNLPLDESDTGDKLYICASCGETFDVWKFLVRHFIVHGGMRPYQCPDCDKSFTYPSKLVTHRKTHTKPQSFSCSHCDKRFTHQSNLLIHQKTQCGQKPHVCQDCGKAFMYPSKLLTHQKIHSGNKPYQCPDCDKSFVFRCLLVAHQEAHNGQKPFQCSVCQKGFPRKASLVVHMRRHTGERPYQCHVCSKAFAEQAKLRRHVRIHTGEKPFECPVCYKCFCDSYTLNRHKLAHFALEDSMEDVINPANQHTDTENKDLLSSLHHIQHRELQGEPRSAYSDIHHIKPEPEEMIDISSHNESSSEQSSKLHRHLEPQIRHQLEPAALRQHPKPQIRHQLEPPALRQHPEPQVKHQLEPLALRQHPEPQIRHQLEPPALRQHPEPQVKHQLEPLALQQHPEPQINQQLEPLALQQHLEPQIKHQLEPLALRQHPEPQIKHQLEPLALRTPATSGTPDKASAGTSSTPATSGIPGKASAGTSSTPETSGTPDKASAGTSNTSAKPGTPDKVSAGTSSSPATSGTPDKVKHQLEPPTFWQHLGPLIKYQLEPAALWQHPEPQINHQLEPVAVRQHSEPQTEQQVKHLDHHRHLELQNVQRVKHLDHHQHPELVKHIKAKTEEILVYDKHVKSQHEHLPTSPEGFQCIETEDEIVIKYPGSDLHRNTQPREVLKWSVNNQEVKQENELLLECPQIDPQNNPVLKWTVNNQEVGAKEKPLIKHSPHNEPVLKWTVDNQRVETVNEHLFKKLHRATQNEYKLKCLECDLAFHNLSQFISHRRIHRLEKKARLSSFNTEQPMPLRAAQRTGEPSSLCRDLVLKNLDLITNKNTNTVTGFTISETDNKLVVNFQTFPQVTSIADTIHAHIGSEIQVVQLE, encoded by the exons ATGGAGGGGCCCGGG GGTCAGGTGACCTTCGATGACGTGGCCGTGTATTTCACAGAGGAGGAATGGTGGAGCCTGGAGAGCTGGCAGAAGGAGCTGTACAAGGAGGTGATGATGGACAACATTCGCACCCTGAGCTCTATCG ATTCCACTGCAGTGAACCCTGAGATTACCCTGGAGATCCTGGTGGGGAACGTTGTGTATAGGGACCATGTGCCCAATCTGTCACCTAGCAAGGAATCGCAAGGACGGGCCGCCG AAATCAATACCCGGCACCCTTTGGTCAGCATCAATCCCAAATCTACCCTGCAAATGCTTACTAATGTCACCATAAAGCAGAGCATTGCGCTCCAAGATATAGAAGTGGAGGAGCCTTGTAGCCAGAATACCATCATAGTGGAGGAGTGCCATGAAGACCCAGCTGTGTCCTCTCATCCATTGATGTGCATGGAGCCAACTGTGTGCCCTCACCCTGCGGTGTGCATGGAGCCAGCTGTGTGCCCTCACCCTGCGGTGTGCATGGAGCCAGCTGTGTGCCCTCACCCTGGGGTGTGCATGGAGCCAGCTGTGTGCCCTCACTCTGTGGTGTGCATGGAGCCAGATGTGTTCTCGCAGCCATTGGAGTGCATTGAGCCCCTTGGGAGTCCCTGTCCACAGCCAGTGGTGTTCAATAAGCCTGATGTTTGCTCTCAGCCAGTGGGATGCAATGTACCAGATGGGTGCCATGAGGAAGTTTTGTGCCCTGAGCCAGCAGAGAACATGAAGGGGCAGGAGTGCCACAACCCTGTGGAGAGCAGTGAACCCCCTGAGTGCAACAAGCAAGCTGAAAGCCTAAATTCACCAAAATGTCCAGGGACTGAGGACCTTGAGCTAGAGAATGGCCCAGAGTCTGAGGACTGTCCCAATGTAATACCAGACAATCTCCCCTTAGATGAGTCAGACACCGGAGATAAATTGTACATCTGTGCCAGCTGTGGTGAAACTTTTGATGTGTGGAAGTTTTTAGTTCGTCATTTCATTGTTCACGGTGGAATGAGACCTTACCAGTGCCCAGATTGTGACAAATCCTTTACTTACCCATCTAAGCTGGTCACTCACCGGAAGACTCATACAAAGCCCCAATCCTTTTCCTGTTCTCATTGTGATAAGCGATTTACTCACCAATCCAATCTTCTCATTCACCAGAAGACTCAGTGTGGTCAGAAGCCGCATGTCTGCCAAGATTGTGGCAAGGCTTTCATGTACCCGTCCAAGCTTCTCACCCACCAGAAAATTCATTCTGGAAATAAACCTTACCAATGCCCTGACTGCgacaaaagttttgttttccgGTGTTTACTTGTTGCTCACCAAGAAGCTCACAATGGCCAGAAGCCATTCCAGTGCTCAGTGTGCCAGAAAGGCTTCCCGCGGAAAGCTTCCCTAGTAGTTCACATGCGCCGGCACACCGGAGAACGTCCCTATCAGTGCCACGTGTGTAGTAAAGCCTTTGCTGAACAGGCCAAACTACGGAGACACGTCagaattcacacaggagagaaaccctTCGAGTGCCCTGTCTGCTACAAATGTTTCTGCGACTCCTACACCTTAAATCGTCACAAGCTGGCCCACTTTGCATTAGAGGACTCCATGGAGGATGTTATAAATCCAGCCAATCAGCACACAGACACTGAGAATAAAGATTTGCTCAGCTCCTTACACCACATTCAACACAGAGAACTTCAAGGTGAACCAAGGTCAGCGTATTCAGATATTCATCATATAAAACCGGAGCCTGAGGAGATGATTGACATCAGTTCACACAACGAATCCAGCAGTGAGCAAAGTTCAAAACTGCACCGGCACCTGGAACCCCAGATAAGGCATCAGCTGGAACCTGCGGCACTCCGGCAACATCCCAAACCCCAGATAAGGCATCAGCTGGAACCTCCAGCACTCCGGCAACATCCAGAACCCCAGGTAAAGCATCAGCTGGAACCTCTAGCACTCCGGCAACATCCGGAACCCCAGATAAGGCATCAGCTGGAACCTCCAGCACTCCGGCAACATCCAGAACCCCAGGTAAAGCATCAGCTGGAACCTCTAGCACTCCAGCAACATCCAGAACCCCAGATAAACCAACAGCTGGAACCTCTAGCACTCCAGCAACATCTGGAACCCCAGATAAAGCATCAGCTGGAACCTCTAGCACTCCGGCAACATCCGGAACCCCAGATAAAGCATCAGCTGGAACCTCTAGCACTCCG CACTCCGGCAACATCCGGAACCCCAGATAAAGCATCAGCTGGAACCTCTAGCACTCCAGCAACATCTGGAATCCCAGGTAAAGCATCAGCTGGAACCTCTAGCACTCCAGAAACATCTGGAACCCCAGATAAAGCATCAGCTGGAACCTCCAACACTTCGGCAAAACCTGGGACCCCAGATAAAGTATCAGCTGGAACCTCCAGCAGTCCAGCAACATCCGGAACCCCAGATAAA GTAAAGCATCAGCTGGAACCTCCAACATTTTGGCAACACCTGGGACCCCTGATAAAGTATCAGCTGGAacctgcagcactctggcaacATCCAGAACCCCAGATAAATCATCAGCTGGAACCTGTAGCAGTCCGTCAACATTCAGAACCCCAAACTGAGCAACAGGTGAAACATTTAGACCACCACCGACATCTGGAACTGCAAAATGTACAACGGGTGAAACATTTGGACCACCACCAACATCCAGAACTCGTAAAACACATAAAAGCTAAGACTGAAGAGATTTTAGTTTATGACAAACATGTGAAATCACAACACGAACACCTACCGACGTCTCCAGAGGGCTTTCAATGCATTGAAACAGAAGATGAGATTGTGATTAAATACCCGGGAAGCGACCTACACAGGAACACACAGCCAAGGGAAGTGTTGAAGTGGTCGGTTAATAATCAAGAGGTGAAGCAGGAAAATGAACTTTTGCTGGAATGTCCACAAATAGATCCGCAGAATAATCCGGTGTTGAAGTGGACGGTGAACAACCAAGAAGTGGGAGCTAAGGAGAAACCCCTGATCAAACATTCACCACATAACGAGCCCGTACTGAAGTGGACTGTCGATAACCAAAGAGTGGAAACAGTGAAcgaacatttgtttaaaaagttgCACAGGGCAACTCAGAATGAATACAAATTAAAGTGTTTGGAGTGTGACCTGGCCTTTCACAACCTCTCACAGTTCATAAGCCACAGACGTATCCATAGACTTGAAAAGAAGGCCAGGCTG